The proteins below come from a single Sphaerochaeta sp. genomic window:
- the deoD gene encoding purine-nucleoside phosphorylase, with amino-acid sequence MSLHIGAKDGAIAEKVLLPGDPLRAKYIAEQFLENPVCYTTIRGMLGFTGTYQGKRVSVQGTGMGIPSISIYVNELLQSYGVKRLVRVGTCGAMTKGLNLRDLVIANGATTDSAVNRERFGSIAFAPVPDFSLLMAAYTEGVKRNMPVHVGQVFTSDLFYDDHLKEKTDLLASYGVLACDMETAELYTLAAKFHAQALTIMTVSDSLVTGEAVPPAERETTFRDMMRLALEII; translated from the coding sequence ATGAGTCTGCATATCGGAGCGAAGGATGGGGCGATCGCAGAGAAGGTATTGTTGCCGGGGGATCCCCTCAGGGCGAAATACATCGCAGAGCAGTTTCTGGAGAATCCTGTCTGTTATACCACCATCCGCGGAATGCTGGGGTTCACCGGAACCTACCAGGGAAAACGGGTCAGTGTGCAGGGGACGGGGATGGGCATCCCTTCCATTTCGATCTACGTGAATGAGCTGCTCCAGTCGTATGGCGTCAAGCGCCTCGTCCGGGTGGGGACATGCGGTGCCATGACAAAAGGCCTCAATCTTCGTGATCTGGTCATCGCCAACGGCGCGACAACGGACAGCGCGGTGAACCGAGAGCGGTTCGGATCGATCGCCTTCGCCCCGGTTCCTGATTTCTCCTTGTTGATGGCCGCCTACACCGAAGGAGTGAAGCGGAACATGCCGGTACACGTCGGACAGGTGTTCACCAGCGACTTGTTCTATGATGACCACCTGAAGGAAAAGACCGATCTCCTGGCGTCCTATGGCGTGCTTGCCTGTGATATGGAAACGGCGGAACTGTATACCTTAGCGGCGAAATTCCATGCCCAAGCGCTTACCATCATGACGGTCAGCGACTCGCTGGTCACCGGTGAGGCCGTGCCGCCCGCAGAGCGGGAGACGACGTTCCGTGACATGATGCGGTTGGCGTTGGAGATTATTTGA
- a CDS encoding response regulator produces the protein MKDRLARFFNNKPIVWKFIVLVACIDALGCFITGDIYYRYASRTILQNSSDSLSRETAIVGDYLQEKGSMLLTSLFSLVTNNTLQNSVSQYCSAPTGENTTRLVAELNDDLKQTTFINGGFLRGVVMFINNQMFYDFSLARKKPVDFSSTDLYQTFQHQSKGYYLGFPAMEDPFFIKNGNVIPIVFRYEMHEQEVYVVALVEQSYLTSYLESYRDLTFFIANGDGSPVIPWGSVFDGVVGKRVNGSGDVSTEKLNGERYLVSNTTIPALDWHVVAFQSTQAMVEKQRGLMLFVIVILGLINAVGLAVVIAMSRTITRPLNQLVALMEKPTEERFSSSFEYPYSNEIGKLSSRYNTMMEEIKDLVAQLNEKIEDLKEEEARVQWEEKQRERAEFNALQAQINPHFLYNTLNSISWLAMEHKSEEAAMLATSLGRFYQISLSNGREFITVGEELDHVMHYLTIQGNRFKDVLSSAIQVPEEMKAYSILKILLQPLVENAITHGIKPLGRQGHVVVAGSEMNDQLEFRVMDDGVGISAEQLEVINAHLEAGLADGSQGYGMFNVNARIKLTYGSAFGVRLESTVGAGDDRHRPDSQAFSPRGSKMMRIVVADDEVEIRRLVINNLNQTGRYMVVGEAGTGEEALSEILRTKPDALVTDICMPHMDGLELTAELVRREIPIRVVIVSGYDDFTYAKKAITYGVDDYLLKPFLPSELYTVLDAIATSLAQRQYCNLDRDAARKKFLQVLATEAMDAAKIKEGLTSLDINLTGYYYVAGVCRNYGDTCLSDEQAEQLWSAVSSWFPQVEQTGLHCQGFLLPNRQFALVCSFEGTQVEAFRTALEGMISTLSAKMERQMCRKLWCGFSEFYTSLTKTPMAKEQAERVWKQYYRFTRFCRFFDEAHPETLEEDRIRETMKAAMEVVRQKTLTADETVFGSIEVVFQQLSSLARIDINAMELQLTGFLLKVSSLIHEEGTGTGSAQEMRLLDYLRHGDSFGSLYEAHEILCGAVRQYLDKRERDRRSAPQIIVALVKKNIGEHLADTDLDVRKAIEGLDFSESYIRHVFKQTEGMSIKDYLIKTRMEAAKRLLADSTTKVQYVSQQTGFKDQCYFSRVFSEYAHCSPTEYRETATRTKKPFSP, from the coding sequence ATGAAAGATCGGCTGGCGCGTTTTTTCAACAATAAGCCGATCGTCTGGAAGTTCATCGTATTGGTCGCCTGTATCGACGCGTTGGGCTGCTTCATCACCGGTGACATCTACTACCGGTACGCCTCTCGGACGATCCTGCAGAATTCCTCGGACAGCCTCTCCCGGGAGACTGCCATCGTGGGGGATTACCTGCAGGAAAAGGGCTCGATGCTGCTGACCTCGCTGTTCAGTCTGGTTACCAACAACACGCTCCAGAACAGTGTCTCCCAGTATTGCTCCGCTCCGACCGGAGAGAACACCACCCGGTTGGTCGCTGAATTGAATGATGACTTGAAACAGACGACGTTCATCAACGGCGGATTCCTTCGCGGCGTGGTGATGTTCATCAACAACCAGATGTTCTATGATTTTTCGCTGGCGCGAAAGAAACCGGTGGATTTTTCCTCTACGGATTTATACCAAACGTTCCAGCACCAATCAAAGGGATATTATCTGGGGTTTCCCGCGATGGAGGACCCCTTTTTCATCAAGAATGGAAACGTCATTCCAATTGTGTTCCGTTATGAGATGCACGAACAGGAAGTGTATGTGGTGGCGTTGGTGGAACAGTCGTATCTTACCTCGTATTTGGAGTCGTATCGTGATCTGACCTTTTTCATCGCCAATGGGGACGGCTCCCCGGTGATTCCCTGGGGGTCGGTGTTTGATGGCGTGGTCGGGAAACGGGTGAATGGGAGTGGAGACGTTTCCACAGAGAAACTCAATGGGGAACGATATCTTGTCTCCAATACGACCATCCCGGCGTTGGACTGGCATGTGGTGGCCTTTCAAAGCACCCAGGCGATGGTGGAGAAACAACGGGGGTTGATGCTGTTCGTCATTGTGATTCTTGGGTTGATCAACGCCGTGGGGCTCGCCGTCGTCATCGCGATGAGCCGGACCATCACCCGACCATTGAATCAACTGGTGGCGTTGATGGAAAAGCCTACCGAGGAGCGGTTCTCCTCCAGTTTCGAGTATCCGTATTCCAATGAGATCGGCAAGCTTTCCTCCCGGTACAACACGATGATGGAGGAGATCAAAGATCTGGTGGCCCAGCTGAACGAGAAGATTGAGGATTTGAAAGAAGAGGAAGCTCGGGTGCAGTGGGAGGAAAAACAGCGGGAACGGGCGGAGTTCAACGCGCTGCAGGCGCAGATCAACCCACACTTCCTGTACAACACGTTGAACTCAATCTCGTGGCTTGCCATGGAGCACAAATCAGAGGAAGCGGCGATGTTGGCAACTTCGCTGGGACGGTTCTATCAGATCAGCCTGAGCAACGGACGGGAATTCATCACCGTGGGGGAGGAACTGGACCATGTGATGCACTACCTAACCATCCAGGGTAATCGGTTCAAGGATGTGTTGTCTTCTGCCATCCAGGTGCCGGAGGAAATGAAGGCGTACAGCATCCTGAAGATTTTGCTGCAACCCCTGGTTGAAAATGCCATTACCCATGGGATAAAACCATTGGGAAGACAGGGGCATGTCGTGGTTGCGGGAAGTGAGATGAACGATCAGTTGGAATTCCGAGTGATGGATGACGGAGTAGGAATCTCCGCGGAGCAACTTGAGGTGATCAACGCCCATCTGGAAGCGGGCTTGGCCGATGGCTCCCAGGGATACGGGATGTTCAACGTGAACGCCCGGATCAAACTGACCTATGGGAGTGCCTTTGGCGTCCGATTGGAAAGCACCGTGGGCGCCGGGGACGATCGCCATCGTCCGGATTCCCAAGCGTTCTCCCCAAGAGGAAGTAAGATGATGCGCATCGTAGTGGCGGATGATGAAGTGGAAATCCGGCGTCTGGTGATCAACAACCTCAACCAGACGGGCCGGTATATGGTGGTTGGGGAAGCCGGTACGGGTGAGGAAGCGCTTTCCGAGATTCTCCGGACCAAGCCGGACGCGCTGGTCACCGATATCTGCATGCCCCACATGGATGGACTTGAGTTGACCGCAGAACTGGTTCGTCGGGAGATCCCTATCCGGGTGGTTATTGTCAGCGGGTACGATGATTTCACCTACGCCAAGAAGGCCATCACCTACGGGGTGGATGATTACCTGCTCAAGCCGTTTCTTCCTTCGGAGCTGTACACCGTGCTGGATGCCATCGCGACCAGTCTGGCACAACGGCAGTACTGCAACCTGGACCGTGACGCAGCCCGGAAGAAGTTCCTGCAGGTCCTGGCCACCGAAGCGATGGACGCGGCGAAGATCAAGGAAGGACTGACTTCCCTGGACATCAATCTGACCGGCTACTATTACGTGGCGGGGGTGTGCCGCAACTATGGGGACACCTGCCTCTCGGATGAACAGGCCGAGCAGCTCTGGTCCGCTGTTTCCTCATGGTTTCCCCAGGTGGAACAGACAGGCTTGCATTGCCAGGGGTTTCTCCTTCCCAACCGGCAGTTCGCTTTGGTTTGTTCCTTTGAAGGAACCCAGGTGGAAGCGTTCCGTACGGCGTTGGAGGGTATGATCTCCACGCTGTCGGCGAAGATGGAGCGGCAGATGTGCCGGAAGCTGTGGTGTGGGTTCAGCGAGTTTTATACCTCGCTGACCAAGACTCCGATGGCCAAGGAACAGGCGGAACGGGTGTGGAAACAGTACTACCGGTTCACCCGCTTCTGCCGCTTCTTTGATGAAGCCCACCCGGAGACGCTGGAGGAAGATCGTATCCGTGAAACCATGAAGGCCGCCATGGAAGTGGTCCGTCAGAAGACCTTGACGGCCGATGAGACAGTGTTCGGCAGCATCGAGGTGGTGTTCCAACAGCTCTCCTCCCTTGCCAGGATTGACATCAATGCCATGGAACTCCAGCTGACCGGTTTTCTGCTCAAGGTTTCTTCGTTGATCCACGAGGAAGGCACAGGAACCGGAAGCGCCCAGGAGATGCGGCTGTTGGATTACCTCAGGCATGGGGATTCCTTTGGCAGCCTGTACGAGGCCCACGAGATCCTGTGCGGCGCCGTCCGGCAATATCTGGACAAACGGGAACGGGACAGACGAAGCGCGCCGCAGATCATCGTGGCGTTGGTGAAGAAAAACATCGGAGAGCATCTGGCGGATACCGATCTGGATGTCCGCAAGGCCATCGAAGGTTTGGATTTCAGCGAGAGTTACATCCGCCATGTGTTCAAGCAGACTGAGGGGATGAGCATCAAGGATTATCTGATCAAAACCCGGATGGAGGCGGCGAAACGGCTTCTTGCCGACTCTACCACAAAAGTCCAGTATGTATCCCAGCAGACCGGGTTCAAGGACCAGTGTTATTTCTCCCGGGTGTTTTCCGAGTACGCTCACTGTTCTCCTACGGAATACCGTGAAACAGCAACACGCACGAAAAAGCCGTTTTCTCCATAA
- a CDS encoding sugar ABC transporter permease has protein sequence MQTKTLRKLRDSREAYSLLLPNLILFGCFTLFPVFWTLKFMFYRYGGAGTTPVFIGLQNFARVLRDKLFWSAALHTLIYASGKILITIPLSFALAYILNTRLKGRGMFQSLVFLPTIMSSAVMGLVFYLLFNVYNGDVNRFLMAAKVIKAPINWFDKDHAMMTLILVAVWGALGNYMVYFIAGLQQIPTETLESAAMDGATGFKRLWYITIPMMGPVVKIILMLAIANAFNDINIVLVLTEGGPYNSTMVMTLYAYMFFFPVSSSTIPMTQYGYGASVSFSSAVIAALVTLLFFRFSKKLEDIY, from the coding sequence ATGCAGACAAAAACACTGAGAAAACTCCGGGATTCCCGTGAAGCGTACAGCTTGTTGTTGCCAAATCTGATCCTGTTCGGATGCTTCACGTTGTTTCCCGTCTTCTGGACGCTGAAATTCATGTTCTACCGCTACGGCGGCGCGGGGACGACACCCGTCTTCATCGGACTCCAGAACTTCGCCCGGGTACTCCGGGACAAGCTGTTCTGGTCGGCGGCGTTGCACACGTTGATCTACGCGTCAGGGAAGATCCTCATCACCATTCCGCTTTCCTTCGCGCTGGCGTATATCCTGAACACCAGACTGAAAGGGAGGGGCATGTTCCAGAGCCTGGTGTTTTTGCCCACCATCATGAGTTCGGCGGTCATGGGCTTGGTGTTCTACCTGCTGTTCAATGTGTACAACGGAGACGTCAACCGTTTTTTGATGGCGGCCAAGGTCATCAAGGCGCCGATAAACTGGTTTGACAAGGATCATGCGATGATGACGTTGATCCTCGTCGCTGTCTGGGGAGCTTTGGGAAACTACATGGTCTATTTCATCGCAGGTCTCCAGCAGATTCCCACGGAGACGCTGGAAAGCGCCGCGATGGATGGCGCGACGGGATTCAAACGCCTGTGGTACATCACCATCCCGATGATGGGACCGGTGGTCAAGATCATTTTGATGCTCGCCATCGCCAACGCGTTCAACGACATCAACATAGTGCTGGTCCTAACCGAAGGCGGGCCGTACAACTCCACCATGGTGATGACTCTGTACGCCTACATGTTCTTCTTCCCGGTTTCCAGTTCGACTATCCCGATGACCCAGTATGGGTATGGTGCCAGCGTCAGCTTCTCCTCTGCGGTGATCGCCGCTCTGGTGACATTGCTGTTCTTCCGCTTCTCCAAGAAATTGGAAGACATTTATTGA
- a CDS encoding TonB-dependent receptor, giving the protein MKKRGFFFVLVLALSATLAFAATEQYTDLGTAQPLEVTEEKLSDAQANTASTVTVITSEQIAAYNAESTADLIGKAIGTSYNSTGALGAAQTVSVRGFSSNKTLVYLDGELLNTAHQGTVDLTTIPVSAIDHIEIIKNGTGNLGKAVAFGGIVNIVTKKATEDKPTTTISFENGSFLPKTYTDGTTTNQDWRSLVDSQKLDVTYSNTFSDKLSLLATVGGTYAQNGYTYSHPETGARLLRENNSLTDVHSMINLNGKITDKISYQSDNLISYQYYRVPGGYGYSYGSWNTYLTPDNYQQTLTLSTNNTITFSNIKASLSYLFTPLWYHDTTASQIDSRHMKHKGNLGFEESWSLGENANIKTGETLSIDFVDSNVVGTHSRIEPHAYANGAFYFLDGKLGVYPAVNLGYATSPNTFLANASLGTVYTVSSPLSVSASVSYAENLPTFSDLYWVLDSWGMHGNPDLKKERGVNGEAGVTYKTQNLTYEGSVFTKYMVDAISWSGYDATTSQSWPENIANSVYFGTEQAITVTPLEGLSLTASYLLNQSYDLSYGQTIDDGIEVSGIRKHTAKFSASYVFKMFTFSLDGQYLGATYQQAYPSIFLMNISVKAQVMEKLEVYAAIDNLLDTEYYYANYYPMPGMKIRLGGTYTL; this is encoded by the coding sequence ATGAAGAAGCGCGGTTTCTTTTTCGTACTGGTATTGGCCCTCTCTGCGACCTTGGCGTTCGCGGCGACGGAACAATACACGGATCTCGGCACGGCACAACCCCTTGAAGTGACCGAAGAAAAACTCAGTGACGCCCAGGCGAACACCGCCAGCACCGTCACGGTGATCACCAGTGAACAGATCGCGGCATACAACGCCGAATCCACTGCGGATCTGATCGGCAAAGCCATCGGGACAAGTTACAATTCAACGGGTGCGCTTGGCGCAGCCCAAACGGTGAGCGTCCGAGGATTCAGTTCCAACAAAACGCTTGTGTATCTCGATGGAGAGCTGCTCAATACGGCACACCAAGGAACGGTTGACCTGACCACCATCCCCGTCTCGGCCATCGACCACATCGAAATCATCAAGAATGGAACGGGCAACCTTGGCAAAGCAGTAGCGTTCGGCGGCATCGTCAACATCGTCACCAAGAAAGCCACAGAGGACAAACCCACCACGACCATCTCGTTTGAGAATGGTTCGTTCCTTCCCAAGACGTACACTGATGGCACCACCACCAACCAGGACTGGAGATCGTTGGTTGACAGCCAAAAGCTGGATGTCACCTACTCCAACACGTTCAGTGACAAGCTGAGCCTGCTTGCAACGGTAGGGGGAACCTATGCTCAGAACGGATATACGTACAGCCATCCCGAAACAGGCGCACGTCTTCTCAGGGAAAACAACAGCTTGACCGATGTTCACAGCATGATCAACCTCAATGGAAAGATTACCGATAAGATCAGCTATCAGTCAGATAACCTCATCTCCTATCAGTACTATCGCGTTCCGGGCGGTTATGGCTACTCTTATGGTTCATGGAATACCTATCTCACACCAGACAATTACCAGCAAACCTTGACGCTTTCAACGAATAATACCATCACCTTCTCCAACATCAAAGCTTCTCTTTCTTACCTGTTCACCCCGCTGTGGTATCACGATACTACGGCTTCTCAAATCGATAGCAGACATATGAAACACAAAGGAAATCTTGGGTTTGAGGAATCATGGTCCCTGGGAGAGAATGCCAATATCAAAACGGGCGAGACGCTCTCAATCGATTTCGTCGACAGCAATGTCGTCGGAACGCACAGCCGCATCGAGCCTCATGCATACGCAAATGGCGCCTTTTATTTCCTTGATGGAAAACTTGGCGTCTATCCAGCCGTAAACCTTGGATATGCGACATCGCCAAACACGTTCCTTGCCAATGCCTCGCTTGGTACGGTGTATACCGTTTCGTCTCCACTCTCCGTATCAGCATCGGTAAGTTATGCGGAAAACCTGCCGACATTCAGTGACTTGTACTGGGTATTAGACTCATGGGGCATGCATGGGAATCCAGATCTCAAGAAGGAAAGAGGGGTGAACGGAGAAGCGGGGGTTACCTACAAAACCCAAAACCTCACCTATGAAGGTTCTGTGTTCACCAAATACATGGTGGATGCGATCAGTTGGTCCGGGTATGACGCGACAACATCCCAATCTTGGCCAGAGAATATCGCAAACAGCGTGTACTTCGGCACCGAACAAGCCATTACGGTCACGCCTCTTGAAGGTCTTTCCCTTACCGCGAGTTACCTGCTCAACCAAAGTTATGACCTGTCCTATGGGCAGACCATCGATGATGGAATCGAGGTGAGCGGCATCCGCAAGCACACCGCAAAATTCTCGGCAAGCTATGTGTTCAAGATGTTTACCTTCTCCCTCGACGGGCAATATCTGGGAGCGACATACCAACAGGCATATCCGTCAATTTTCTTGATGAATATCAGCGTCAAGGCCCAGGTGATGGAGAAACTGGAAGTGTATGCTGCCATCGACAACCTGTTGGATACCGAGTATTACTATGCTAATTACTACCCGATGCCCGGCATGAAGATCCGCCTGGGCGGGACGTACACCCTGTAG
- a CDS encoding carbohydrate ABC transporter permease — translation MVETKKNNFLYYLLSYLFVLLMVCFTCYPILYTIIGSFKTNAELTQGGHFFPKTWHPENYARALGEGNFLRYALNSIIVSLSVMALAVVTTSMAGYTYARKQFIGKKVLLWLYTSLVFIALGAVTLYPTYRILMLTHLNKSLLGLIFALVGGQIPNVLLVMGFVKTIPSSIDEAAIIDGCTPYAVFFRIILPLLKPILAVVALFTFRSSWNDYLISFILSIFSPNIKTLTVAVVQLKYATNAAAEWHIMLAGASLSIIPILILYTFAHKQFIGGLTVGAVKG, via the coding sequence ATGGTGGAAACAAAGAAAAACAACTTCCTGTACTATCTGCTCAGTTACTTGTTCGTGCTCCTGATGGTCTGCTTCACCTGCTATCCGATCCTGTACACCATCATCGGGTCATTCAAGACCAACGCGGAGCTTACCCAGGGTGGCCACTTCTTCCCCAAAACCTGGCACCCGGAGAACTACGCCAGGGCATTGGGGGAGGGAAACTTCCTCCGTTATGCGCTGAACAGCATCATCGTCAGCCTCTCGGTGATGGCATTGGCCGTGGTGACCACGTCGATGGCAGGTTATACGTATGCGCGCAAACAGTTCATCGGCAAAAAGGTGTTGCTCTGGCTGTACACCTCGTTGGTGTTCATCGCGTTGGGCGCGGTGACGTTGTATCCTACCTACCGGATCCTGATGCTGACCCATCTGAACAAATCGTTGCTTGGCTTGATCTTCGCCTTGGTCGGTGGTCAGATTCCCAACGTGCTTCTGGTGATGGGCTTCGTCAAGACGATCCCTTCATCCATCGATGAGGCGGCGATTATCGACGGGTGTACGCCGTATGCGGTGTTTTTCCGGATCATTTTGCCACTCCTCAAGCCAATCTTGGCCGTGGTGGCGTTGTTCACGTTCCGCTCGTCGTGGAACGACTATTTGATCAGCTTCATCCTTTCCATTTTCTCACCGAACATCAAGACGTTGACGGTGGCGGTCGTCCAGCTGAAGTACGCCACCAACGCCGCGGCGGAATGGCACATCATGCTGGCCGGCGCGTCGCTTTCCATCATCCCGATTCTCATCCTGTACACCTTCGCCCACAAGCAGTTTATCGGTGGCTTGACGGTGGGCGCGGTAAAGGGCTGA
- a CDS encoding extracellular solute-binding protein, whose protein sequence is MKKVILGVLCFCMAVSLAFAGGASESTSGTDQASTKKTVVRFWTIDRHDAAFWQPKFDEFNATNTDNIEAKYEIYSDNYIAAVDMAFQTGEAPDMMKLDVGFYNKYLAQGKFEDLFPYMDDDTKAMIQTVLFKGYNYIDGKCYYVPTGNSCFRLFYNKAIFDRLGLKVPTTLDEMVQCAKTITEKLSGEGIYGFACNLKSPTSGLKRSFEPMSELSLDLALGFDFSTGKYEFERLKPIVSAWKEMMKYAFPGCESLDIDPLRTQFAAGKIGMYISYTHAEPGVYASQFPMADGQDWGCAYIPILNGEYQGKSNFTATPAFLMNSASKNKDAAWKAYKAVILNPVNLRQHYEQGYGIGLIPAAVNGAVPGKKYQEYPALLRSDHDSLWPLTPTEKYPQGIIIEGLSYYDTIASLIAGQGDIDKGLADLSNRYNTAYQKAIKDGLATDLTIAGFTSRDL, encoded by the coding sequence ATGAAGAAAGTGATTTTGGGCGTGCTGTGCTTCTGCATGGCTGTGTCGTTGGCGTTCGCCGGCGGCGCTTCGGAATCCACTTCCGGTACGGATCAGGCTTCCACGAAGAAGACGGTGGTCCGTTTCTGGACGATCGACCGGCATGACGCCGCCTTCTGGCAGCCGAAGTTCGATGAATTCAATGCGACGAATACCGATAACATTGAGGCGAAGTATGAGATTTACTCGGACAACTACATCGCCGCGGTGGATATGGCGTTCCAGACGGGAGAAGCCCCGGACATGATGAAACTGGATGTTGGCTTCTACAACAAGTACCTGGCGCAGGGCAAATTCGAAGACCTGTTCCCCTACATGGATGACGACACCAAGGCGATGATCCAGACGGTGTTGTTCAAGGGGTACAACTACATCGATGGAAAATGCTACTACGTTCCTACGGGCAACTCCTGTTTCCGTCTGTTCTACAACAAGGCGATCTTCGACCGGCTCGGCCTGAAGGTCCCCACCACGCTGGATGAGATGGTCCAGTGCGCAAAGACTATTACGGAAAAGCTCAGCGGAGAGGGAATCTACGGCTTTGCCTGCAACCTGAAGAGCCCGACCAGCGGTTTGAAACGGTCGTTTGAGCCGATGAGTGAGCTTTCGTTGGATTTGGCGCTGGGATTTGATTTCTCCACCGGCAAATACGAGTTTGAGCGTCTGAAGCCGATTGTCAGTGCCTGGAAGGAAATGATGAAGTACGCCTTCCCCGGATGCGAGTCGCTGGACATCGATCCGCTGCGCACCCAGTTCGCAGCCGGAAAGATCGGTATGTACATTTCGTACACCCATGCCGAGCCTGGCGTGTACGCCTCCCAGTTCCCGATGGCCGATGGCCAGGATTGGGGCTGCGCCTACATCCCCATCCTGAATGGTGAGTATCAGGGGAAGTCCAACTTCACCGCCACCCCGGCGTTCCTGATGAACTCCGCCAGCAAGAACAAGGATGCCGCGTGGAAAGCGTACAAGGCCGTGATCCTCAATCCGGTCAACCTTCGCCAGCACTACGAGCAGGGCTATGGCATCGGTTTGATCCCCGCAGCCGTCAATGGCGCCGTACCGGGAAAGAAGTACCAGGAGTATCCGGCGTTGCTCAGAAGTGACCATGATTCGTTGTGGCCGTTGACCCCGACAGAGAAATACCCCCAGGGTATCATCATCGAAGGGTTGAGCTACTACGATACCATCGCGTCGTTGATCGCCGGTCAGGGGGATATCGACAAGGGACTTGCTGATCTGTCCAACCGATACAACACCGCCTATCAGAAGGCGATCAAGGATGGACTCGCAACGGATCTGACCATCGCGGGATTCACCAGCAGGGATCTTTGA